The window TAACTGTAATAAATTAATCAGCAAATATAAGATTGTGTGAACATTTACAAATTAAACCGGTTTAACCGTTTTTGAGTTTATAACCTGGGTGTGTCTACCAAAATGATACTGTGGAGACGCAGGCTGGagatcttcttcacctcctcgaTGCCACGCAGGGTCTCCAGTGCGGGTTCATTCTGGCAGCGCTCCGTCATCTGGTGCAATATGGTCGCCTTGTCGTTCATCCGTGCGCAGATGACAAACGGGAACCCGAAACGCTGCTTATACTCATCATTGAGCCGCTCCATGCGGGACGCTTCCTCGGATCCGAGCGCGTCCAGCCCGGCCGCTACCTGCTCTACGCGGGACTCCTGCGTCAAGGTGCCGCGCTGGAGGTCCCTGCCCGCCAGGTCCGGGTGACACCTAAGGAGCCCCTCTTTACCTGTGcaccaacacacaaaaaaaggattttgtgGTATCAAGTGCAATGGTGTTTACACCAGACATCCTTGGAAAAAGCCAATTCAAATGCAAAAAATGTGTACCTGATTGTGGAAGATGATCGATAAAGTCGTTGATCGCTTTCTCCAGCGCAGTAAAACTCCCAAAAGGACGTTGCGACCACACAGTGGCCGCCACTATGGGGCATTTTTCCACCAAATTGCCAAAAATGTTCACAAATTCCTCAAAAGAGAGGTCGTTCACTGCTCTGATGTCCATATTCCGAGGTGGCCACGCAATATAGGGCGACGTTTGTAAAAGTTGCTGCAGAGGTTCGTGTCAGTCAGAAGAACCTGTAGCCTtgtctgtcaaacacacactcacgcacgcacacaacgatcacttcctggttccagtGGGATGAGAACGTATAACACAGTGTAATCTGGAAAAGCCCTTTTTAATATCACCAACTAATTCATTACAAGTCTCCAAACGCATCATTTAACGCAATAATTATTTTCTAATCAGGGATTTTACCGTTTAacttaaatgttatttaaaaaacacacacacaggccttcCTTAAAACACATAACTATGATTTACATTagggaaaatgtaaagaataaaGTGATCTTTTATATTTCTAGGCTACCGTTTTCTAATTTTATCTTAATTTGCATAAATTGTGACTGTAGGCTGAAGTTGTGCATTAGTGGGGTGAATGTACTCTTGGACATGTCCCCTGTGTCCAAAGCCTGGTCAACATTTTCTTTCATCAGATCAActgttggggaaaaaagggatgaAGGTCAAAAAGCGATAGAattttcagatgttttccacCAGAacgggtgtttttttttttaatgcaagcTGTCCGCCATGCAGGGTGAAATATGAGTTACATTTCTGTATCAGTTACACTTTATTGTATAAAACAAACACTCACGGTTGTAATACTGCAGTCCAaagaaaggaataaaaatattGCTTATAAATGGTTGATAAAAAATAGCTTGATAGTCCTGAGAACGTCTGGCATTCTGTGatgaaaaaatatatttctttttaGATTCAAAATAAAGTAAGAAAAAAGGTAAAATCGCCTTTATAAACCTGTAAAGTATTTACACTCAGTCCAGAACATTCAATCTCACTGACATCACTTAACAGAATTCATGCTTTAACTCTCAAGAGCAGTATAAAACCCACATCTGTGGTTAAAAGGAAAACTGGTTTTAGCATCACTGTGCATcaggcttcagcagcttctcctcctctgcgctGGTCTCCAGCTCTTTGCTCTCCGTGGCCGAACGTGGTTGAGAATATTCGTTGGCCGCCTTGTTCTGGTTCTGTGTCTCCAGCGCAGAAGTGGCCTTGGTGGCCGCTGCGTTGGTGTGGACACACTCCTTCTGCTCCAGTATGTTATGGTAGAGCTggcggagggagagaggaatcAGAAACGGATAACGAGATGAAACAAATGGGACGAGTGGGAGCAGcccaccttctcctctctgtccgtCAATTGGTTGCACATGAAGGACACCAGCTCTGAAAAAGACGGTCGGCTTCCTGGATTGAGGGCCCAGCACTTACACATCATCCCGTACCTGCAGGAGGGGGTAAAGGTGAGCACATTGGGCAATTTAGACTCTCCAAACAACCAAATGTACTTGTCATTGGACTGGGAGCGCCAGGAAAACACCGGGACTaggggagaacatgcaaaacTTGGAATGTACTGTAGCATTTTTGAGCCTACACAGAATCACTGGCGTAGTACGGACACTCCATCTTAAATCCTCTTTCAATCATGGAGTAGAAGTTGTGATCCACTTTTATTCCAGGGTATGGAGTCACGCCTAtagagagaaacaggaagcgTTATTCGTTGTGCTGGATTGgagttgttttgttgttttagctAATGTGGCATAGGCTACCGAGGGAGAAGACCTCCCAGAGGAGAATCCCGTAAGCCCAGACGTCGCTCTTCGTGGTGTATATTCCCTGAAACGTGCTCTCCGGGGCCATCCACTTCACGGGCAGACGCACCTGATGCAGAGACCACAGATGGACAAAATGTTCTCCAGCACACGAACGATGCGTGAATAATACTTGCACGTACGTTTCCTCTCACAACGTAATTGGAATCATTCTCGATGTCCCTGGCCAATCCGAAGTCGCCAATCTTGACCAGCCTGTCCTTGGTCACCAAGATGTTTCGAGCTGCCAGGTCTCGATGGATACACTGTTGAGAGAACATTTGCTACTTACTTTTATACCTGGAAGTTAAAACAGTTCATTTAGAGTATCTCCCTTACGTTCTTGGAGGAGAGGAACTCCATGCCTTTGGCCACCTGGAATGCAAAGCTGAGCAGATCATCGAAGGTCAGGGTCTGCAGGTCCTCAGGCCGCTCATCCTCAAGCTCCTCGACAATTTCTGGATCTGCAGATGAACTCAGTTTGGACCAACGTGAAGCTGACATCGTGATTCCAATGCTGCGGTTTTCACCTTCAAAGTTATTCCCGTTATCAGAGCCGAGTGTGAGGATGGCGATGTTGtcctgccccctagtggccgaaGGGTACATGGTCACATAATGCTCCTGCGATACGTGCTGTTTGCtgagaaaatgcaaataaatttACAACAGGTTGccaataaattaataaaatgcctctttaaatgcaaaactattcACACAATTGTTAAATCATCCTTTCTCACCCCGGCTTTGTCTCCAGGTTTTGGTAAAGGCTGCTGAAACGGTCCTTGTTGAAAGCATCGGTCACAGATTTGTGGTAGAGctctctgttcttcttcaggtaaTTCAGAagatctccatgacaacagtaCTGAAAGATCAGGTATGTCGGCCCTGCTTGTAAAACAGCACATATTTTTGGTAAAACCTTTTGAAATAATCAGGCAGACACTGAGAGATCCAGCCATTGTTGTACCTGATTCGGTGCACGCTCCGAGCAGGTTTACGATGTTGTCGTGAGAGCCGATGTGAGTCAACATTTTCAGCTCGGACACCAGGGCCTCCTTCTCCACAGAGTGGTGCTTTTCTGCAGCGTTAACACGCCACATTAGCTACTACTCACATTGGACTGTTGCTCTGTCGTAGAAAATTCAAATATGTGAACTCACAGACCTTTGAGCATCTTCACGGCCACCTGCTGTGGCACTCCAGGCTTGCTGATACCATAAGCTGTCGCCTGGACCACCATTCCAAAAGCCCCAGAGCCCAGCTCCTTTCCTGGGTAATACAAATATTGACGCGCTGATGACACCTTCATCTTCCTTTTCTACTGATTATAACGTAGAAATTCACATTTCATATCTGTCTAATGGGATTCGTACCCAGTTCCAGGTTCTCTCTGGGAAACTCCCACTTGGTGTCGTACTCGAAGTCCTTGAAGTTTATGTAGATGTAATCGTTGTCGCTGGGGCCGACCATCTGGATCATCTGAAGCTGGGGCTGATACTTGGGTTTCTGTGGGGAAAAACCCAAAGGTtccacatcacttcctgtctgcgtgaACAGATACAAATGTGTGATCTGTAATTGTTACCTTCTTCTTGATAAAGTAGAAGAGGGTCACGCTCACTACTACTAGAGCCACAAGAAGAAGCAAGCTGCTGACTTTCAGCAGGTTAAAGTTCTCATCTGGTGATACTACAGCAATGAAAAAACACGATTTCCAGTCATCGTccctgttgttttcctttcctcatTCAGATATTACACCCGTCTTCCTACCACTAGAAACCCGGAGCAGCTGTGGGTGGAACTGTGGGGATTTGCACCAAGAACCCACCGAGTTAGTCAGGCAAAACCTGTAATGGTGTCCCTTCACCCACGTTCTGTTGGGGGAAGACAGGATTTCCTTCTTGCAGGAGAAGTCGGTGACTGTCACAGAAGTGTCCGGAATCACAGTCCAGGAGGAATCAAGCTCGCAGATGCTTGGAGACAGACAGCCTTGAAAGGAAATCTGGAGGAATAATGGAGCGAGAAGGTCTGATGGGGGACATACCTGTCGTTGGCTGAAACACAAGACATCCATGTGTAGTTCGCAGGCACAAGACTCGACGTCTCCACCATGATATCGATGCCCGTCCCGAATGTGAACATCGGCGTGTCTGAAATGAAGCCCGGAACTCTGAGCACCTTCAACCAGAAGGTCCACAGACCAAAAACAAATCATTGCCTCTTACCTGCAACGCACACAGACACCGTCCGTGTTTCCTCACGTCCTCCTGCCTCCAAGAGCAGCTTGTAATCACCCGCTTGGAGCGGATTACAGAGTTTGACAGTGCTGAGAGGGTACAACCATGAGTTTATTCTTGTCCCTTCAAAATTGACGCATGTTTGTTGTGTCTACCTGTGTTTCGTCACCCAGGTCTGCCTGATGCATTCAGTCACCATCTTATTGGGAGCTTCCCAGGAACAGCGACGGAGCACTGGGTGGTAGGAGACTCTGGCTTCCAGACAGGTGTCGGAGACGTCATTAGCCGAGACGATTTTGCTCTTTTCCAGCTCCACGGAAAGgaaaccttcagctggagcccaAAAGATGCAGAACGAGTGAAAAGATTTCAAGACACACTTGCTGATAATGGCGCTGAGATGGATTTTTACCAACCTTGGACATTAACGTAGACGTTCTTATTCCTGTTATCGTCCCTGCAGGTGTATGTGCCGCTGTGGCTCACATTCACTGATTTGATGAACAGGTAGGTCATCCTACTATTGCTGTGGTGATCCGTTTTAATGCAGAgctttaaaggaaaaacaaaacccagatGATGACAGTGGGAGTAATTCATGCTTTGGTAATGTGGCGTGTGTTGTACTGATCAGGCACCTCCTGGGAATCGGAGTGGCAAGCTAATTTGTTCTCATCCATTTCTAGGCCCCCTTTGTCCCACTTAGGGTAGGGGCCATAATAAGCCTTTTTCCGGCAGCGGAGCAGCAAGGACTGATCGGGCTGAACGGTGATATTGGAGAGCTCGTCTTCCTGCATCCTCTCCAGATCTAACAAGACACTTTTATTGGTTTACGTCCAAACATCCTCAtctgttattgttttattggTGAATTAATGCAAAGGAAACACTACCATAGTCATAGAGTTGGGTGCATTCTTGTCCGGCAGCATTTTCAGCGCAGCACATCGCTCCCCTGTTAAAGAAGGCGCTACTGGATTTTTCGCTACCTGAATACCCTCTGAGAGAAGAGCCAACATGTTATTGTTTTACAGAACACATCGACAGACGTTTCAGAAGCAGTTATCGTCTCACCCGGAAAATCCAAGCGTGGGCTCTGGGCATCCTCCAGAGGTGCACAAGAAGTAAGGGGAACTATTTTGCTCATTGAACTGGCTCAGTAACAGCCTGGGGGTCGTGGGACGACCTGTTTAAATAGATCATGTTTATCACCACAGAGCTGGTGCGTGGTTTGTGGTGATCAGACAGTTTCTCACTTTTCACAACCCTGagtgacacagacacagaactCCGGACGCCATTGCCGGTTTCACATGTCAGCTCATACTCCCCAGAATTGGCCTCCGAAAGAGCCGGCAGCACCAACAGCCGACTCCCATTTCTGGTCAAGGTGCGAAAGCACTCAGTGAAACACGCACACATGTAAAAGAGAAGAGGTACTTGTTCCTCATAAACACCGGCTTACACCGCGTGGATGGGCTCCGCTTCGCGGGTCCAGGAGCATGCGGGGTTGCCAGAAAGCTTCTCCAGGGAAATGTTGAGAGTCTTGCCAAGGCAGACGTCCACCCTGACTGGAGCAGATGGACTCAGATCATCAGCTGGAACAAAACACGCTACCTGAAAAACCAAACGCCAAAGAAATGGATTTAATGCGCGTATTTGACCCGGCACCAccaaatcatcatcatcacttttCTGAGCCATTAAAAGTGACTCCATCATCAAATTGTGAATGTTTGCACATCTGCAGCATATTCAACTATTAAATCTCCTTTCCTGATGTTTGAGCTTGTCATACCCTGTGCATTCATTGACCAGTTACCTTTCACTCTTAAGTTTAAGGAACAAACAATGcttcacattattattattattattgttaaagtagaggatttatttttatcttacCTTCTGACTGGGTACGCAGAGTTGGCTCGTCTTTGctgcagcagtacagcagaCGCACAGGAGGAGAACTGCTAGAAAAACACAAACGTCTCATTTAATCACAACGGGGACTATTTGAGCAATCAACTTAACTAAACAGTGTAATTTCAGAACaaaaatatgttaaaaaaaacaaaacaaaaccccaacTTAACTATAGATTTGTGTCCCCTCTGGAGTATTTAAGTATATATTATAATACTACAACTAACATTATCCCAATATTATAACTACTAATTacgaaacaaacaaaaaaaacaccaaaacaataTGATTCAAAATATATTATCGGATCATGTTTAGAAAAGATAACACTTAAGAAATATGAATAAATCTGTCGAAATCTAATTTATTCCAATCGATTTTGTGTCAACTATTGAAATGTTCGGACTCACCCGCGATCATATTGATGCTTTATTTCTGTCAGTGTCACATAGTGATTAACGCACCCTGCTGAGAAACTACCTGTTTTATAAGGGGGAAGTCTGGACATGACGTCAGATTGTGAGGAGAACCAGACATCTTATAAAGATTTACGAGGCTTTTACTTTGATTCGTCAAAGATTCTCTTTAGTGCAGGGGTTTGCATCCTTTTAGgtgaagtgtgtttttttctaatCACGTTTTTTAGACAGAATTACGTGCAATAATCGTGCAAAAACGGTGCAAAATCACATACATTTGCATGCGCGGATATACGTCgaaattacccagaatgcacagCGAAGTTAGcgggcaagaaaaaaaaacacaggctACTCTGCGCGGAAGGAGGTTGGTGCATGGataacgacaacaacaacaacaacaacgggaTTCCACCGAATGCTGCAATATTTTCTTCATCTGAAATGCGATATCGCCTTATAATGTAACTCCTGCAACATCAAAGAAGTTCTTTGCCGTGAAGCGTCATTAACGCGTCCCGTTAGGGGGGATCTGTTTGCAGGCTATCTTGCTAGCTCGTTAGCTTTGCGTCTCTATGCGTGAGTGTCTtacggcagcagcggcggcagcagcggtgCCATGAACAGTGGACTcccagcttcagctgctccgcTCGGGGGTGCCGGGATACCCAACGTCAAAGTTAAGTTCTGCCGATATTATGCGAAAGATAAAACATGCTTTTACGGAGACGAGTGTCAGTTCCTCCACGAAGATCCGTCCATGGCTAACCTGTCGCTGcacggcggcggcagcagcccCGTTCCCTTGTCCATGGCCGGGGGTGGCGGGACGCCAGCGGGGTATTCTCTCGGTGGCTCCGCAGCGGCCTGTCCGGGCGGCGCAGGGACTGGAGTGCCCAAGAAGAGCGACGCGTTGGGGCCTACAGCGACGACTCTGGACGGGCAACTTTTAGCCAGTGAGTAGCACTTTATCGAGGCCCTGCATGAGATCTCTGGTCATGACTTAACTTTGGGGCCTTCTCGGGCTTTGTTAAAATTTAGATCGGGGATTCGGTGAGGCCTCTTTAACTTAACCAAAACAGTCTGGCACCACCTGCGTGCAGCTAACGACGAGGATGGCTTGAACACCGATACTGCGTGTTCTCCTGCAATGTTAATTATTTTCAGAATCACAAGAAATTAAAATTCGTTTAACAGTATCCTTACTTTATATGACAGCTGTAAGTGTGCAGGCTGCGCCGACGACCATAATTACCAAGCATGAGTTCAGCTAATAGCATGCTAGCGTTAGCAGACAGCGTGGAATTGATTGTTGTGTTTACGGCGAGCGTTGCAAATTCGAGTGGTGCAATCAATTTAAAACTACGAGTAAGATGTCATGTTTGGTGCTGGGGTGTTAACGATGTACTTATTGGTGCTTGCTAACATTAGCGGATCAATGCTAACTGTTACCTGCTAACAAGGCAGTTGTTCTTGCAGCCAGGTGTAAACACTGCGAGCAACTAGTTCTCACCTGCAGCGTCAACTGTGTCCTCTAACATGGACCAGTTGCCATATAAAAAGCCCGCATTTGAGCAGAATTTCAGGGTTACCACTCACATGTTTGATAGCAAACATTTAACACTTTTGTATTTATCATACAGTTTTACTACTCCTTACTTATTAGTCCCAGTTAACACGTCCTAAACTTTGTTCCTCTTATCCTCAGTCCCAGGGATGGATGCTGCGACCTTAAGTGATGCTAGTCTTACCAACTCttacttcagcagcagctttattgGCGTCAATGGCTTTGGGAGCCCAGCAGAGCCTAAATACTCAATGATGCAGGTACACACTGGTTGTTACTGAAATGATTgtctgatatttaaaaaaagatccaaTCTGACGTGACCAACATTGTTTGTCCTGACAGCGAATGACTACCAGCAGTAGTTCTCCCAGTCTTCTCAATGAAGGGGTCAAGAACTTCAGCCACAGCACTCATGGTAAGTTTCTCACGCGACCTGCTAAGCCCTGGTCATATTGTGGTAGTACTGATGCTTCGATCCTCACAAGGTTTGCTCTCCTGCAGATCCAGTGAATTCTCCGACGTCATCGCTGTTCAGTGATTTTGGTGGTCTTAGCATGTCCCATAGGAGAAAGGTGAGTTCACAATCTTCCACACAAAGTGAGTTGCATTATTCATTAAGTTGTGACTAAAACCTCGACAGGATGtgttcagttttttttctaaGTTGATTTTAATGCGATTCCACATCTCTCGTCTCATGTTTCAAGGCTCCAAACCCAGCAGCAAGTGAATTCATCCCAAAGGGAGCTCCACGTATGGCAACCATGGCCCCGTCTGCTGTTCAggccttcccctctcctctttttccacatCCTGGTCTTAGTAGCTCCACAGCTGCTGCGCTAGCACCaggtgagaggtttttttttttgttttttttttttggatgcaCTGGTGCATGAATGTATACCCGGTCGCTGCACTTTTGCGGctcagttttgttttctgtcacaACCTTTAAAAATTCTGCAGTCAGTAAAAGTTTTGGGATTCCCTCACAGGTGGTACGGACAAACCCAAGCCTTTATTTCAAATTACAGGCATGTCTCTATCTGCTGGATCCTCCCCTCTCCACTCCCCAAAAATCACCCCCCACACGTCGCCGGCACCCCGCCGGCGCAGCCACACCCCAAACCCCGCCAACTACATGGTGCCCACCACTGCGTCCGAACAGAACACCCAAGTCATTCAGAAGGAGACTGTTGGGGGGACCACCTACTTTTACACGGACAACACGCCGGCCCCGATGGCGGGGATGGTACGTGCCACACAGCAGCAAGACTAAAACTCCAGCTGCTCCTTAGATCACTTTTCATTTAGCCGGTATTAGGAAGTTGTGCGTTTCTATTTCCGTCCCAGGTGTTTCCTACCTACCATATCTATCCCTCCACTGCACCCCATGTGGCTTACATGCAGCCCAAAGCTAACGCGCCTTCCTTCTTCATGGCCGACGAGCTGCGACAGGTATTTTCCATCGGATCCTTCCATCGCTCAACAtccccttttcttcctctcttcccatCTAAGTCATACTGAGGTttctttgttccttccaggAGCTGATTAACAGGCATCTGATAACAATGGCCCAGATTGACCATTCAGAAAACACAGGTAGCGGGTTTACTACATATGAACCCcgctccttttttaaatttacataatcaataattaaatgcattttgtttaaaaaaaaaaacaaaactctgttGTAAAAGAAGTGTCAGTGCATCTCTGCCTTAAAAAAAACTTCTTTTTTGTGGCAGACGTACCATCTGAGGTGGACAGCTACCACAGCCTGTTTCCCCTCgaacccctccctccacccaacCGCATGCAAAAGACCGGAAACTTCAGCTACATCACCTCCTGCTACAAGGCAGTGAACAGCAAGGACGACCTGCCTTACTGCCTGAGGCGGA is drawn from Takifugu flavidus isolate HTHZ2018 chromosome 17, ASM371156v2, whole genome shotgun sequence and contains these coding sequences:
- the pan3 gene encoding PAN2-PAN3 deadenylation complex subunit PAN3 isoform X1, with the translated sequence MNSGLPASAAPLGGAGIPNVKVKFCRYYAKDKTCFYGDECQFLHEDPSMANLSLHGGGSSPVPLSMAGGGGTPAGYSLGGSAAACPGGAGTGVPKKSDALGPTATTLDGQLLAIPGMDAATLSDASLTNSYFSSSFIGVNGFGSPAEPKYSMMQRMTTSSSSPSLLNEGVKNFSHSTHDPVNSPTSSLFSDFGGLSMSHRRKAPNPAASEFIPKGAPRMATMAPSAVQAFPSPLFPHPGLSSSTAAALAPGGTDKPKPLFQITGMSLSAGSSPLHSPKITPHTSPAPRRRSHTPNPANYMVPTTASEQNTQVIQKETVGGTTYFYTDNTPAPMAGMVFPTYHIYPSTAPHVAYMQPKANAPSFFMADELRQELINRHLITMAQIDHSENTDVPSEVDSYHSLFPLEPLPPPNRMQKTGNFSYITSCYKAVNSKDDLPYCLRRIQGFRLVNTKCMMLVDMWKKIQHSNSVTLREVFTTKAFGDHSLVFSYDFHAGAETMYSRHFNDPAADSYFTKRKWGQHEPPPPRQHAGLLPESLIWAYIVQLSSALRTIHTAGLACRVMDPSKILITGKTRLRVNCVGVFDVLTFDNSQTNHLALMPQYQQADLVSLGKVVLALACNSLAGIQRENLQKAMELVSLNYSSDLKNLILYLLTDQSRLRSVNDIMPMIGARFYTQLDASQMRNDVIEEDLAKEVQNGRLFRLLAKLGTINERPEFQKDPAWSETGDRYLLKLFRDHLFHQVTEAGTPWIDLSHIVSCLNKLDAGVPEKISLVSRDEKSVLVVTYSDLKRCFDNTFQELQSVASGSL
- the flt3 gene encoding receptor-type tyrosine-protein kinase FLT3 isoform X2, which gives rise to MIAAVLLLCVCCTAAAKTSQLCVPSQKVACFVPADDLSPSAPVRVDVCLGKTLNISLEKLSGNPACSWTREAEPIHAVNGSRLLVLPALSEANSGEYELTCETGNGVRSSVSVSLRVVKSRPTTPRLLLSQFNEQNSSPYFLCTSGGCPEPTLGFSGGYSGSEKSSSAFFNRGAMCCAENAAGQECTQLYDYDLERMQEDELSNITVQPDQSLLLRCRKKAYYGPYPKWDKGGLEMDENKLACHSDSQELCIKTDHHSNSRMTYLFIKSVNVSHSGTYTCRDDNRNKNVYVNVQAEGFLSVELEKSKIVSANDVSDTCLEARVSYHPVLRRCSWEAPNKMVTECIRQTWVTKHSTVKLCNPLQAGDYKLLLEAGGREETRTVSVCVADTPMFTFGTGIDIMVETSSLVPANYTWMSCVSANDSICELDSSWTVIPDTSVTVTDFSCKKEILSSPNRTWVKGHHYRFCLTNSVGSWCKSPQFHPQLLRVSSVSPDENFNLLKVSSLLLLVALVVVSVTLFYFIKKKKPKYQPQLQMIQMVGPSDNDYIYINFKDFEYDTKWEFPRENLELGKELGSGAFGMVVQATAYGISKPGVPQQVAVKMLKEKHHSVEKEALVSELKMLTHIGSHDNIVNLLGACTESGPTYLIFQYCCHGDLLNYLKKNRELYHKSVTDAFNKDRFSSLYQNLETKPGGQDNIAILTLGSDNGNNFEGENRSIGITMSASRWSKLSSSADPEIVEELEDERPEDLQTLTFDDLLSFAFQVAKGMEFLSSKNCIHRDLAARNILVTKDRLVKIGDFGLARDIENDSNYVVRGNVRLPVKWMAPESTFQGIYTTKSDVWAYGILLWEVFSLGVTPYPGIKVDHNFYSMIERGFKMECPYYASDSVYGMMCKCWALNPGSRPSFSELVSFMCNQLTDREEKLYHNILEQKECVHTNAAATKATSALETQNQNKAANEYSQPRSATESKELETSAEEEKLLKPDAQ
- the flt3 gene encoding receptor-type tyrosine-protein kinase FLT3 isoform X1 encodes the protein MIAAVLLLCVCCTAAAKTSQLCVPSQKVACFVPADDLSPSAPVRVDVCLGKTLNISLEKLSGNPACSWTREAEPIHAVNGSRLLVLPALSEANSGEYELTCETGNGVRSSVSVSLRVVKSRPTTPRLLLSQFNEQNSSPYFLCTSGGCPEPTLGFSGGYSGSEKSSSAFFNRGAMCCAENAAGQECTQLYDYDLERMQEDELSNITVQPDQSLLLRCRKKAYYGPYPKWDKGGLEMDENKLACHSDSQELCIKTDHHSNSRMTYLFIKSVNVSHSGTYTCRDDNRNKNVYVNVQAEGFLSVELEKSKIVSANDVSDTCLEARVSYHPVLRRCSWEAPNKMVTECIRQTWVTKHSTVKLCNPLQAGDYKLLLEAGGREETRTVSVCVADTPMFTFGTGIDIMVETSSLVPANYTWMSCVSANDSICELDSSWTVIPDTSVTVTDFSCKKEILSSPNRTWVKGHHYRFCLTNSVGSWCKSPQFHPQLLRVSSVSPDENFNLLKVSSLLLLVALVVVSVTLFYFIKKKKPKYQPQLQMIQMVGPSDNDYIYINFKDFEYDTKWEFPRENLELGKELGSGAFGMVVQATAYGISKPGVPQQVAVKMLKEKHHSVEKEALVSELKMLTHIGSHDNIVNLLGACTESGPTYLIFQYCCHGDLLNYLKKNRELYHKSVTDAFNKDRFSSLYQNLETKPGKQHVSQEHYVTMYPSATRGQDNIAILTLGSDNGNNFEGENRSIGITMSASRWSKLSSSADPEIVEELEDERPEDLQTLTFDDLLSFAFQVAKGMEFLSSKNCIHRDLAARNILVTKDRLVKIGDFGLARDIENDSNYVVRGNVRLPVKWMAPESTFQGIYTTKSDVWAYGILLWEVFSLGVTPYPGIKVDHNFYSMIERGFKMECPYYASDSVYGMMCKCWALNPGSRPSFSELVSFMCNQLTDREEKLYHNILEQKECVHTNAAATKATSALETQNQNKAANEYSQPRSATESKELETSAEEEKLLKPDAQ
- the pan3 gene encoding PAN2-PAN3 deadenylation complex subunit PAN3 isoform X2 yields the protein MNSGLPASAAPLGGAGIPNVKVKFCRYYAKDKTCFYGDECQFLHEDPSMANLSLHGGGSSPVPLSMAGGGGTPAGYSLGGSAAACPGGAGTGVPKKSDALGPTATTLDGQLLAIPGMDAATLSDASLTNSYFSSSFIGVNGFGSPAEPKYSMMQRMTTSSSSPSLLNEGVKNFSHSTHDPVNSPTSSLFSDFGGLSMSHRRKAPNPAASEFIPKGAPRMATMAPSAVQAFPSPLFPHPGLSSSTAAALAPGMSLSAGSSPLHSPKITPHTSPAPRRRSHTPNPANYMVPTTASEQNTQVIQKETVGGTTYFYTDNTPAPMAGMVFPTYHIYPSTAPHVAYMQPKANAPSFFMADELRQELINRHLITMAQIDHSENTDVPSEVDSYHSLFPLEPLPPPNRMQKTGNFSYITSCYKAVNSKDDLPYCLRRIQGFRLVNTKCMMLVDMWKKIQHSNSVTLREVFTTKAFGDHSLVFSYDFHAGAETMYSRHFNDPAADSYFTKRKWGQHEPPPPRQHAGLLPESLIWAYIVQLSSALRTIHTAGLACRVMDPSKILITGKTRLRVNCVGVFDVLTFDNSQTNHLALMPQYQQADLVSLGKVVLALACNSLAGIQRENLQKAMELVSLNYSSDLKNLILYLLTDQSRLRSVNDIMPMIGARFYTQLDASQMRNDVIEEDLAKEVQNGRLFRLLAKLGTINERPEFQKDPAWSETGDRYLLKLFRDHLFHQVTEAGTPWIDLSHIVSCLNKLDAGVPEKISLVSRDEKSVLVVTYSDLKRCFDNTFQELQSVASGSL
- the urad gene encoding 2-oxo-4-hydroxy-4-carboxy-5-ureidoimidazoline decarboxylase, with protein sequence MDIRAVNDLSFEEFVNIFGNLVEKCPIVAATVWSQRPFGSFTALEKAINDFIDHLPQSGKEGLLRCHPDLAGRDLQRGTLTQESRVEQVAAGLDALGSEEASRMERLNDEYKQRFGFPFVICARMNDKATILHQMTERCQNEPALETLRGIEEVKKISSLRLHSIILVDTPRL